In Clostridium sp., one DNA window encodes the following:
- the pfkA gene encoding 6-phosphofructokinase, protein MKIAILTSGGDAPGMNATIRAVVKFASYKKAEVFGVKYGYKGLIDGDLIKLDNKEVDDVAERGGTILKTARCIEFVKEEGQRKALNTLKKFQIGGLIVIGGDGSFKGAEKLSRLGVNTIGLPGTIDNDLNYTDYCIGFDTTLNTVLECIKKIKDTDSSHEKTTIVEVMGRYCGDLALYSAFAGGAEIISTPENKLKPDDICKKLSDNIHNGKKDNIIIVTERMYDINELQKYIECKLDISIRSTVLGFVQRGGDPSAFDRILAFKMGIKAVDLLINGFSNKAVGIRNNKIIYVNFGEINTENSDKKEDYNLFSIF, encoded by the coding sequence ATGAAAATAGCAATTTTGACTAGCGGTGGAGATGCTCCGGGAATGAATGCTACCATAAGGGCGGTAGTAAAATTTGCCTCCTATAAAAAAGCGGAGGTTTTTGGAGTTAAATATGGCTATAAAGGTTTAATAGATGGAGATTTAATAAAACTGGATAATAAAGAGGTGGATGATGTAGCTGAAAGAGGGGGAACAATTCTAAAAACTGCCAGATGCATTGAATTTGTTAAAGAAGAAGGACAGAGAAAAGCTCTAAATACATTGAAAAAATTTCAAATAGGTGGCTTGATTGTAATAGGTGGAGATGGATCATTCAAGGGTGCGGAGAAATTGAGCAGACTTGGTGTTAATACTATAGGACTTCCTGGCACTATAGACAATGACTTGAATTACACGGATTATTGCATAGGCTTTGATACAACTCTCAATACAGTTCTTGAATGTATAAAAAAAATAAAGGATACAGACAGTTCACACGAAAAAACCACTATTGTGGAAGTCATGGGGAGATACTGTGGTGATCTGGCCTTGTATTCTGCTTTTGCGGGAGGAGCTGAGATAATATCTACACCTGAGAATAAGCTGAAACCTGATGATATATGTAAAAAATTGAGTGATAATATCCATAATGGCAAGAAGGACAATATCATAATAGTAACAGAGAGGATGTATGATATAAATGAACTGCAAAAATATATTGAGTGCAAGCTTGACATTAGCATAAGAAGTACAGTATTGGGATTTGTACAGAGAGGGGGAGATCCATCTGCTTTTGACAGAATACTGGCATTTAAAATGGGTATAAAAGCTGTGGATCTATTGATAAATGGTTTTTCAAATAAAGCTGTCGGGATTAGAAACAACAAAATCATATATGTGAATTTTGGTGAGATAAATACTGAAAATAGCGACAAGAAGGAAGATTATAACTTGTTCAGCATATTTTAG
- a CDS encoding MFS transporter: protein MIKSEGYLTMTKQLNVKVQKNILLIVVVMFWFSQYVYMPYQTPYLISIGVTASFVGVVVGAYGLSQMLLRMPVGIIADLRGHHRFFIIIGAASSGLASLFRIFIPDGIGFLLGSLFSGLASAMWISFMVLYSNYFKKEEMQKSMGTIIAANNIGILIGFVCGSLFYDKLGMNFLCILSLIAALPSTILGFFIKEPTVNFTPLSVKQLVTVYKDKRLIGFSLLALIQQGVLMSTAMSFTNQVARQLGASGLQIGISSIIYISAAVISSYFSASKLALKQGPGIWIPGVLICICIYCLIIPNVHFVIYIYFAQILIAMSTGILFSFCTSEAMKNVKQDRKSTAMGYFQAIYALGMTIFPVFTGIIANNYSISTSYYFMSFISAVGFLGAVYFYKFKISI from the coding sequence TTGATAAAATCAGAAGGATATTTAACGATGACCAAGCAGTTGAATGTAAAAGTGCAGAAAAATATTTTATTGATTGTAGTTGTGATGTTCTGGTTTTCTCAGTATGTTTATATGCCCTATCAAACTCCATATTTGATTTCTATAGGTGTGACTGCCAGTTTTGTGGGTGTAGTTGTTGGAGCTTATGGACTATCCCAGATGCTGCTTCGTATGCCTGTAGGAATAATAGCGGATTTGAGAGGACACCACAGATTTTTTATCATAATAGGTGCTGCTTCCAGTGGACTTGCTTCTCTTTTTAGAATATTTATACCAGATGGTATTGGATTCCTGCTTGGAAGTTTGTTTTCAGGGCTGGCATCAGCCATGTGGATTTCATTTATGGTTCTTTACTCAAATTATTTTAAAAAAGAGGAAATGCAAAAATCCATGGGGACCATTATTGCTGCAAATAATATAGGTATTCTTATAGGTTTTGTATGCGGCTCTTTATTTTATGACAAACTGGGAATGAATTTTTTATGTATACTGAGTCTTATAGCGGCCTTACCTTCTACTATTTTGGGATTTTTTATAAAAGAGCCTACTGTAAATTTCACACCACTGTCTGTGAAACAGCTTGTTACTGTCTATAAAGATAAAAGGCTTATAGGATTTTCCCTGCTTGCACTGATACAACAGGGAGTACTCATGTCCACGGCAATGTCTTTTACCAATCAGGTTGCCAGACAGCTTGGGGCTTCAGGTTTGCAGATTGGCATAAGTTCAATAATATATATATCTGCAGCTGTAATCAGTTCTTATTTTTCAGCTTCAAAATTAGCGTTGAAACAGGGACCGGGGATTTGGATTCCAGGTGTACTTATTTGTATTTGTATATATTGTTTGATTATTCCAAATGTACATTTTGTAATATATATATATTTTGCCCAAATTTTAATTGCAATGTCCACAGGAATTCTTTTTTCCTTCTGTACAAGTGAGGCAATGAAAAATGTAAAACAGGATAGAAAATCAACTGCCATGGGATATTTTCAGGCGATTTATGCGCTTGGTATGACAATATTCCCGGTTTTTACAGGAATTATTGCAAATAATTATAGCATAAGTACTTCCTATTATTTCATGTCATTTATATCTGCAGTCGGATTTTTAGGTGCAGTGTATTTTTATAAATTCAAAATTAGTATATGA
- a CDS encoding sugar phosphate isomerase/epimerase family protein, producing the protein MKLGFNEATCMKKSNVEMDLKLCEKYGYDYIELRLDMLKEYFKHNTVKDLKNFFETSSLKPFALNSIENINFCSKAQWKELVDLFTFGCEVAGEIGNPYIVVVPTVGQKVSDRNEQEVFIDSVNVLNKLADIAEAYGVKLAFEPIGNRRWVCNSIRQAYEIISSINRDNVGLVIDCINFYLNDKCADIEYLREIPKDKIFVFHINDCENLPLGILDHCHRLFPGDGCIPINRIMDILKEKGYDKIASLELFRPEYWNMKPEDVIRIGAEKTKVYL; encoded by the coding sequence ATGAAATTGGGATTTAATGAAGCAACATGCATGAAAAAATCAAATGTTGAAATGGACTTGAAACTTTGTGAAAAATATGGTTATGATTATATTGAACTTCGTCTTGACATGCTTAAGGAATATTTTAAACATAACACTGTAAAAGATCTGAAAAATTTTTTTGAGACAAGCAGCTTGAAGCCCTTTGCATTGAATTCTATTGAAAACATTAATTTTTGCAGTAAAGCTCAGTGGAAGGAACTTGTTGACTTGTTTACTTTTGGATGTGAAGTTGCAGGGGAAATTGGCAATCCTTATATTGTTGTAGTACCAACGGTAGGTCAGAAGGTATCTGATAGAAATGAGCAGGAGGTTTTTATTGATTCTGTGAATGTATTGAATAAACTTGCAGATATTGCAGAAGCATATGGGGTAAAATTGGCATTTGAACCGATTGGAAACAGGAGGTGGGTTTGTAACAGTATTCGGCAGGCATATGAAATTATAAGTTCAATAAACAGAGACAATGTTGGATTAGTAATAGATTGTATAAATTTTTATTTGAATGATAAATGTGCAGATATTGAATATCTCAGGGAAATTCCTAAAGACAAGATTTTTGTGTTTCATATTAACGACTGCGAAAATCTTCCGCTTGGAATTCTGGATCACTGTCACAGGCTTTTCCCGGGGGATGGTTGTATTCCTATAAATAGAATTATGGACATATTGAAGGAGAAGGGATATGATAAAATTGCTTCTCTGGAATTATTCCGTCCGGAATATTGGAATATGAAACCCGAGGATGTAATACGTATTGGTGCGGAGAAAACAAAAGTATATCTGTAA